One part of the Glycine soja cultivar W05 chromosome 11, ASM419377v2, whole genome shotgun sequence genome encodes these proteins:
- the LOC114373912 gene encoding pathogenesis-related genes transcriptional activator PTI6-like, protein MSDTHQPFMSVQPPMKLHNHPFNPQASSSNFDGDPPCKTAGKTKPPHKKLLRVILTDHDATDSDSSGDDEDPKNTRKHKKVKRQITHITINLPFFSKSPTPTSTPSSSSLDPTRSTRPKKRLGVPRRRNKFRGVRQRPWGRWTAEIRDPTQRKRVWLGTFDTAEEAAAVYDEAAVKLKGPNAVTNFPLSAAENTEHDTPPPETVFSGEGLSSPTSVLTYCDGDSTPFDGFRYGEVDAFGFEFDIDAPFSLTAVNLGVLSQRFGKEEFGEFDPNEFLTWPS, encoded by the coding sequence ATGAGTGACACACACCAACCTTTCATGTCCGTACAACCACCCATGAAGCTCCACAACCACCCATTTAACCCACAAGCCTCAAGCTCAAATTTTGACGGCGACCCACCATGCAAAACCGCCGGAAAAACAAAACCACCTCACAAGAAGCTCCTCCGGGTCATTCTCACCGACCACGACGCCACCGATTCTGACTCCTCCGGCGACGACGAAGACCCAAAAAAcacaagaaaacacaaaaaggtGAAAAGACAAATTACCCACATCACCATAAACCTTCCCTTTTTCTCAAAATCCCCAACTCCAACATCaacaccttcttcttcttcgcttGACCCGACCCGTTCGACCCGACCCAAGAAACGACTCGGCGTCCCTCGCCGCCGGAACAAGTTCCGCGGCGTCCGGCAGCGACCGTGGGGACGGTGGACGGCAGAAATCCGTGACCCGACTCAGAGAAAACGGGTCTGGCTCGGAACCTTCGACACGGCGGAGGAAGCCGCCGCCGTGTACGACGAGGCCGCGGTGAAGCTCAAGGGCCCTAACGCCGTCACCAACTTCCCCCTCTCCGCCGCCGAAAACACGGAACATGATACCCCTCCGCCGGAGACGGTGTTCTCCGGCGAAGGTCTTTCATCTCCGACGTCCGTTCTCACTTACTGCGACGGAGACTCGACGCCGTTCGACGGTTTTCGTTACGGCGAGGTCGACGCGTTCGGGTTTGAGTTTGACATCGACGCGCCGTTTAGTTTAACGGCCGTTAACTTAGGGGTGCTGAGTCAGCGGTTCGGGAAGGAAGAGTTTGGCGAGTTTGACCCGAACGAGTTCTTGACGTGGCCGAGTTAA